A stretch of DNA from Candidatus Methylacidithermus pantelleriae:
AGTTCCACTCGGCATACCCGTTCCAATCCGCGTTTCCGGATCTCCTCTTGGGCCCATAGTTGTTGTTGACTGCTTAGCGTAATCCCCAAAGCCTCAACCCCATAATTGGCTGCCGCATGAAGCACAAGGCTCCCCCATCCGCATCCGATATCCAAAAATCTTTGGCCAGGGCGTAGCCGAAGTTTACGGCACACGTAATCGAGTTTTTGTCGTTGTGCTTCGTCCAGGGATTCTGTTCCCCGTTGGAAATACGCGCAGGAATAGACCATCTGCGAATCGAGCCACAGGGAAAAGAATTCATTGGAAACATCGTAGTGATAAGCGATAGCTTCTCGATCGCGCTGCAGAGAATGTTGCATGCCCATGAGGCGAGGGCGGCTGATAGGCGTTGTCTCGGGATTTTCGTCACGGGGCAACCCTAGCAACAGAAGGGCTAGGCGGAGCCGGACGCTCGGACGGATAAGTTTCTGAGCCAATCGATCGGCCAAGACAAAGATCGGCTCTAGGGATCCTTCTACGTCGAAATCACGGCGCAGGAAGGCTTCTCCCAACCGGACGTCGTTGGCCCACAGCAGCATCTTTCGCAGGCTCCCCGGGTGGGTAAGGACGATGGTAACGTCTAAATTGACCCCTGAAGGCCAAAGGGTTCCGTCCCAGAGCCGAAAACCAATTCTGGGCCCGTCCTCTCTGGGAACGAAAACCCGAGGAATTTCTTCCTCGAAGAGGCTACGCAGCACGGCCAGCGTTCTCTCCTTGGCTCTCTCAGAACGTCGAGGGTTGGCCGATGTATTCTGACTCAGTCTTTCGCTTTTTTCCCGTGGGCTTTGTCGCGCTAAAAATCGGAGAGGTTTTGTCATCACTGCCAAGAAAGGCGAGGCGACGTCTCAGCCTGGCCGGAAGATGTCTCATAAAAGGTCCTATCCAAGAGAATCTTGTGCAACTAAAAATCGGAAAGAGGAAAAGTCGAAAGGCGCGTCTAGGGGTTTGCCAGAAAGAGGCTGAGCCCCCTCGTGAGCCAGCTGGCGCAAGCGTGATTCTGGGGGTGGATGCGTAGAGTAAAAGGCAGCATACATGGGTTCGGTGGGACAAAAAACGGCATTCTCGCCGTAGATCTTCTGCAGGGCAGAAGCCAGTTCTTTCCCTTTGCCCAAACGAACGACAAAGGCGTCTGCCTGAGCTTCCAGTCTTCGCAAGATCCGGGTCAAAAATGGCTGGAGGGGAAAGGCCACAGTAGGTCCAACGAGAGCCACTAGAGCCAAAAGCGCTTCATAGGACGGACAAGCGAAGCCCAATGCCGCAAAGAGGCCCTTTTGTCGATAGAACCAGGGTAAAGAAACAGCGCACAAAAAGGTAATACCGACCTCTAGGACCGTAAGAAACCTCTCGTGACGCAGTTTGTAGTGTCCAATTTCATGGAGGAGCACCGCCTCCGCTTCTTCAAGTGAAAGTTGTTCCAAAAGCGTGTCGTAGAGAACCACCCTTCGGTGCTGACCGACCCCCGCAAAGTAAGCGTTGGAATGCCCGCTGCGCCGAGAAGCATCCATGACCCATAGGGTACAAGGGGCAAGACCGTGCTCTCCTAGGAGGCGTTGCATTCGCGAAGACCAATCGGCTTCCAATGGCCGGAAGCGATGAAAGAGCGGTGCAAGCCATACGGGATAAGCCCAGCGAAGGAAAAAACTAAAACCACAATACATTGCCCATACCCACAGCCATCCGAGCTGGCTGGATTCCAAAAGCCAGAGCAAGCCGAAAAAAAAAGGGAATCCAAGAAACACAAACAGGCTGGTTTCCTTCCAGCGGTCCACTGCAAAAAGGATGGGGCTCGTTCGATTGAAACCGTAGCGAGCTTCCAGACCAAACGTTTCGTAGATGGACCACGGTAAATAGAGAATTCCTTGGGCTAAACCAAAAACCAAAAGAAAAAGGGATCCTCGCAGGGTCTGAGTCAAGGGAAGGGAAAGGAAAAGCCCATGTAACGAAGCTAGTCCTTTCCCGAAGGTCCAGCCCATGAAGAGAAGGGCCCCGTAAAACCTTCGGGCAAGTCCAAGCCTCAACCGATCCTGACAGTACATTAGGCTTCTTTTTTGGATGGTCTTTTGCTCCTGATTCTGCGGTTCGCCCGTTTGGGCCTTTCTGAGCCAGTCGAACTGGCGTGAA
This window harbors:
- a CDS encoding SAM-dependent methyltransferase, with the translated sequence MLRSLFEEEIPRVFVPREDGPRIGFRLWDGTLWPSGVNLDVTIVLTHPGSLRKMLLWANDVRLGEAFLRRDFDVEGSLEPIFVLADRLAQKLIRPSVRLRLALLLLGLPRDENPETTPISRPRLMGMQHSLQRDREAIAYHYDVSNEFFSLWLDSQMVYSCAYFQRGTESLDEAQRQKLDYVCRKLRLRPGQRFLDIGCGWGSLVLHAAANYGVEALGITLSSQQQLWAQEEIRKRGLERVCRVELCDYRELKGEAQWDAIASVGMVEHVGAQLLPTYFACAYRLLKRGGVFLNHGIAVGVHDIPQKGPGFVDTYIFPDGELSPLPTTLQAAEKAGFEIRDVESLREHYMRTMRLWLERMEAKRAEAIRYVGETNYRKWRLFMSGSAYAFSQGKLNLYQTLLYKGSGGPSSLPLTREDWYRSAPN
- a CDS encoding M48 family metallopeptidase, encoding MNAWIVLLCLAVSIRLGLESGLASRQFDWLRKAQTGEPQNQEQKTIQKRSLMYCQDRLRLGLARRFYGALLFMGWTFGKGLASLHGLFLSLPLTQTLRGSLFLLVFGLAQGILYLPWSIYETFGLEARYGFNRTSPILFAVDRWKETSLFVFLGFPFFFGLLWLLESSQLGWLWVWAMYCGFSFFLRWAYPVWLAPLFHRFRPLEADWSSRMQRLLGEHGLAPCTLWVMDASRRSGHSNAYFAGVGQHRRVVLYDTLLEQLSLEEAEAVLLHEIGHYKLRHERFLTVLEVGITFLCAVSLPWFYRQKGLFAALGFACPSYEALLALVALVGPTVAFPLQPFLTRILRRLEAQADAFVVRLGKGKELASALQKIYGENAVFCPTEPMYAAFYSTHPPPESRLRQLAHEGAQPLSGKPLDAPFDFSSFRFLVAQDSLG